One genomic segment of Nocardia spumae includes these proteins:
- a CDS encoding IS3 family transposase, whose product MAKYAGPDDIETAGTSRCEGQRFSIRRMARLLRVSKSGYHAWVNRCAATFPTGRQQRRADLTAKIVEVHAESAGTYGSPRITGELRDQGERVSAKTVAKIMASIGLEGISPRTFKVRTTVRDPAASFPPDLVSRQFDQGRPDAVWTTDVTYLTCGEGDMFLCAIRDGHTRRVLGYSIADHIGADMVTAAIDHAVAARGGRVEGTILHSDRGGEFTAHLTTLACARHGLRRSMGATGICWDNSASESLWSSFKHEHYYRHAYATKTELIASVDNWMDWYNNRRRHSSIGNVSPVRFEQSLTIAAEAA is encoded by the coding sequence ATGGCCAAGTACGCCGGCCCCGACGACATCGAGACCGCCGGCACCAGCCGCTGTGAGGGACAACGATTCTCGATCCGCCGCATGGCTCGCTTGCTGCGGGTATCGAAATCCGGCTACCACGCGTGGGTGAACCGTTGCGCGGCAACGTTTCCCACCGGCCGGCAGCAACGGCGAGCCGACCTGACCGCAAAGATCGTCGAGGTCCACGCCGAGTCCGCCGGCACTTACGGGTCGCCCCGCATCACCGGCGAATTGCGTGATCAGGGCGAGCGGGTCTCGGCCAAGACGGTCGCGAAGATCATGGCCTCTATCGGGCTGGAAGGCATCAGCCCGCGTACGTTCAAGGTGCGAACCACCGTGCGAGATCCGGCCGCGTCGTTCCCGCCGGACCTGGTGTCCCGCCAGTTCGACCAGGGCCGTCCCGACGCGGTATGGACAACCGATGTCACCTACCTGACCTGCGGAGAAGGCGACATGTTCCTCTGCGCGATCCGGGACGGGCACACCCGTCGCGTGCTGGGCTACAGCATCGCCGACCACATCGGTGCCGACATGGTCACCGCCGCTATCGACCATGCGGTGGCGGCCCGCGGCGGCCGGGTCGAGGGCACGATCCTTCATTCGGACCGCGGTGGTGAGTTCACCGCGCATCTGACCACGCTGGCCTGCGCCCGGCACGGGCTGCGGCGGTCGATGGGGGCGACCGGAATATGTTGGGACAACAGCGCATCCGAATCGCTGTGGTCGAGTTTCAAGCACGAACATTACTACCGGCACGCCTATGCCACGAAGACAGAACTTATTGCCTCGGTTGACAATTGGATGGACTGGTACAACAATCGCCGTCGGCACTCGTCGATCGGTAACGTCAGTCCCGTCCGTTTCGAGCAGTCACTGACAATCGCAGCCGAAGCTGCTTAA
- a CDS encoding transposase, translating into MSRKRRSFTTEYKVEAAHRVIDSGRTVAEVSRELGIHESLLGRWVADERRRLDAAAVHGEKPLLPAEREELLRLRKQVAEQDKDIAFLKKASAYFAAMQQNRPGSN; encoded by the coding sequence ATGTCTCGCAAACGCCGGTCGTTCACGACCGAGTACAAGGTCGAGGCCGCCCACCGGGTGATCGATTCCGGACGCACCGTCGCCGAGGTCTCCCGCGAACTCGGCATCCACGAAAGCCTGCTGGGGCGCTGGGTCGCCGACGAACGCCGCCGCCTCGACGCCGCCGCCGTCCACGGTGAGAAACCGCTGTTGCCAGCGGAACGCGAAGAGCTGCTCCGGTTGCGGAAACAGGTCGCCGAGCAGGACAAGGACATCGCGTTCCTGAAAAAAGCTTCGGCGTACTTTGCCGCGATGCAGCAGAACCGGCCCGGTTCGAACTGA
- a CDS encoding flavin reductase family protein — protein sequence MADSVDLAHRLLAPRIAYLIGTKDQTGTANLIPVSNLTSVSTKPQQVAIAVLKQWRTYENLLTADGFTVTVPTIEQLDSVWKLGARYSKYPVVDPVEKLASCGLELDRDASPYGPVVPSGIGSLSCRLVTRIDLNGDHGITVGEVEQVWFNSEYLTAEGKPKGVVHPLMQQTGNLFTTSTEPVVAIEYY from the coding sequence ATGGCAGACTCGGTTGACCTGGCACACCGGTTACTGGCGCCGCGCATCGCCTATCTGATCGGCACGAAGGACCAGACCGGAACTGCCAACCTGATTCCGGTGTCCAACCTGACATCGGTGTCCACGAAGCCTCAGCAGGTGGCGATAGCGGTGCTCAAGCAGTGGCGGACGTACGAGAATCTGCTGACAGCCGACGGATTCACGGTGACGGTACCGACCATCGAGCAGTTGGACTCGGTGTGGAAATTGGGTGCGCGCTATTCGAAGTACCCAGTGGTCGATCCAGTCGAGAAATTGGCGTCCTGCGGCCTCGAATTGGATCGCGATGCCTCACCGTACGGACCAGTCGTGCCTTCTGGGATCGGTTCGCTGAGTTGCCGGTTGGTGACGCGGATTGATCTGAACGGTGATCACGGCATCACGGTGGGGGAGGTGGAGCAGGTGTGGTTCAATTCGGAATATCTCACGGCGGAGGGGAAGCCGAAGGGCGTGGTGCATCCGCTGATGCAACAGACAGGGAATCTGTTCACGACTTCTACGGAGCCGGTCGTGGCGATCGAGTATTATTGA
- a CDS encoding helix-turn-helix domain-containing protein, whose product MTIITWTGIEVAALRAALRDTQVQFADRIGCSVEAVGKWERRGADIALGARYSECMDTARKRLDDEQEARFKQLASEVVDVVRHDHVDAGSESQLHDGGDPTKRREALRVLGTSALTGGLGVAGIVNHSARESAELMNAVERSPVDPDSLRDAAEDLYRLASDYAVDPDVCRIFVRLTALRDQIAAAIHRTGRVTDLRDLYVLFSATCVLLASVSHDLAEPQAAMTQTRAAGRFAELAGHRSLLTWVFCTRAMIASWWGRPEQVLREVDRAGVDYGIAGLRLGGLEARAHAQCGNCESALAAVKVARNQRECLPGTNELADFGPIFSFSSARQHYYDATTFAALGDWANTQREAEAVIGCYRPNPASSWPVTLTLAQTHLARARLHLEGPRAACDTLQPTLKVPAVQHLPQFHAAVREIQSDLGAHPAAASSDSRTMQEAIRSFVMETTMTRVDDGRLG is encoded by the coding sequence ATGACGATCATTACCTGGACGGGGATCGAGGTCGCTGCGCTGCGAGCAGCGTTGCGGGACACCCAGGTTCAGTTCGCCGACAGGATCGGATGCTCTGTCGAGGCGGTCGGTAAATGGGAACGCCGGGGTGCGGATATCGCGTTGGGCGCGAGGTACTCCGAGTGCATGGACACCGCCCGCAAGAGGCTTGATGATGAGCAGGAGGCTCGTTTCAAGCAGTTGGCGTCTGAAGTCGTCGACGTTGTCAGACACGATCATGTTGATGCCGGGTCGGAATCCCAGCTACACGATGGGGGTGATCCCACGAAACGCCGAGAAGCACTGCGAGTGTTGGGCACATCCGCGCTGACCGGCGGCTTAGGTGTCGCCGGCATCGTGAACCATTCCGCGCGAGAGTCGGCGGAGTTGATGAACGCGGTCGAGCGGTCCCCGGTGGATCCGGATTCGCTTCGCGATGCGGCCGAAGACCTGTACCGGCTGGCGTCGGACTATGCGGTCGATCCAGATGTCTGCCGGATCTTCGTCAGGCTCACTGCTCTCCGTGATCAGATCGCAGCGGCGATTCACCGGACTGGTCGGGTCACCGATCTTCGTGATTTGTACGTCCTCTTCTCCGCCACCTGCGTATTGCTCGCCTCGGTCTCGCACGATCTCGCCGAACCGCAAGCCGCGATGACTCAGACGAGGGCAGCGGGCAGGTTCGCCGAACTTGCCGGCCACCGCTCGCTGCTGACCTGGGTGTTCTGCACTCGGGCGATGATTGCATCCTGGTGGGGTCGGCCCGAGCAGGTATTGCGCGAGGTCGACAGGGCTGGTGTCGATTACGGTATCGCCGGTCTGCGACTGGGCGGCCTCGAAGCTCGCGCTCATGCACAGTGCGGCAACTGCGAATCTGCGCTTGCTGCGGTGAAGGTTGCTCGCAATCAACGGGAATGCTTGCCCGGCACCAACGAGTTGGCCGATTTCGGGCCGATCTTCAGTTTCTCCTCGGCGCGCCAGCACTACTACGACGCGACGACATTCGCCGCACTGGGGGACTGGGCGAACACCCAGCGAGAAGCGGAGGCCGTGATCGGTTGCTATCGGCCGAACCCGGCCTCTTCGTGGCCGGTCACCCTGACGTTGGCGCAGACACATCTTGCGCGGGCGCGCTTGCATCTCGAAGGCCCGCGTGCAGCTTGCGACACTCTGCAACCAACTCTGAAAGTCCCTGCGGTTCAACACCTGCCGCAATTCCACGCCGCCGTCCGAGAGATACAGAGCGATCTGGGGGCGCACCCGGCGGCAGCCAGTTCCGACAGCCGAACGATGCAGGAAGCCATCCGATCGTTCGTGATGGAAACGACAATGACGAGGGTGGACGATGGCAGACTCGGTTGA
- a CDS encoding Fic family protein, with product MADAGWPPHERRVVPWHQQFRGGTREDRTVREVAVNLPPFIADSEVQLPSRLSADMEAALQEITALDAEHPAVLGALGTLLLRTECVASSRIEEIDAAVDDYARALHGVKANPSATSMVAATTATDALLTKVTSTRRVELADLTAAHRELMRDDPADGDYAGRVRDMQNWIGGSKYSPRDALYVPPPPETVDEYLQDLIRYANRDDIPALAQAAIAHAQFESIHPFTDGNGRIGRALINSVLRRRAVTNTVVVPLASALVAHRDRYFDDLSAYRSGDPEPLMNSFTAGSRIAASQSRKTASYLAAIPEQWRELTGPVRSHSAAAKIMASLIAMPVITAEDVSDRFRLSTSSTYAAIDRLHEAGVLRPLTNRKREQVWGAGLVLDELDALGARIKKAAT from the coding sequence ATGGCAGACGCAGGCTGGCCCCCGCACGAGCGCCGGGTGGTCCCGTGGCACCAGCAGTTCAGAGGCGGAACCCGCGAGGACCGGACCGTGCGGGAAGTCGCGGTCAACCTCCCCCCGTTCATCGCGGACTCCGAGGTTCAACTGCCCTCGCGCCTCTCCGCGGACATGGAAGCGGCGTTGCAGGAAATTACCGCACTCGACGCCGAGCACCCGGCTGTACTCGGTGCTCTCGGCACTCTTCTGCTGCGCACCGAATGTGTTGCCTCATCCCGGATCGAGGAGATCGACGCCGCGGTCGACGACTATGCTCGAGCGCTGCACGGCGTGAAAGCCAACCCATCAGCCACGTCGATGGTCGCCGCTACGACCGCCACCGACGCACTTCTGACCAAGGTCACCAGCACCCGGAGGGTCGAACTGGCCGACCTGACGGCCGCCCACCGCGAACTCATGCGGGACGACCCGGCGGACGGCGACTACGCGGGACGAGTTCGCGACATGCAAAACTGGATCGGAGGCAGCAAGTACTCCCCACGCGACGCCCTGTACGTTCCTCCGCCGCCGGAAACCGTCGATGAATACCTGCAAGACCTCATCAGGTACGCCAACCGGGACGACATCCCCGCACTGGCTCAAGCTGCGATCGCTCATGCCCAGTTCGAATCCATCCACCCGTTCACCGATGGCAACGGCCGTATCGGTCGAGCGCTCATCAACAGCGTGCTCCGGCGGCGAGCTGTGACGAACACGGTTGTGGTTCCGTTGGCCTCGGCACTTGTGGCCCACCGGGATCGCTACTTCGACGATCTGTCCGCGTACCGAAGCGGCGACCCGGAACCCTTGATGAACTCGTTCACAGCCGGTTCACGCATAGCTGCCTCTCAATCCCGCAAGACCGCAAGTTATCTCGCCGCCATTCCAGAACAGTGGCGCGAGTTGACAGGTCCGGTGCGCAGCCACAGCGCAGCCGCCAAGATCATGGCGTCGTTGATCGCCATGCCCGTCATCACCGCGGAAGACGTCTCGGACCGGTTCCGGCTCAGCACGAGCAGTACTTACGCCGCCATCGATCGGCTGCACGAGGCGGGAGTCCTACGCCCCCTGACGAATCGGAAGAGGGAACAGGTATGGGGCGCCGGTCTCGTCCTCGACGAACTGGACGCGCTCGGCGCACGAATCAAGAAGGCGGCAACCTGA
- a CDS encoding plasmid pRiA4b ORF-3 family protein produces the protein MTYRVRVDLRDATPPLWRRLELSSDLFLDELHEVIQAAFGWTDSHLHEFRSGADYHGLDVERYLCPFMVEEDDGGVPEERVRLDELLTDPGDQLSYCYDFGDDWLHVFVLEAVLPRTAATPRAVCTAGRRPGPPEDCGGIDGYELVAAASDVAHPDHVEALRTFHECYGDVDLDHFRPTPFEIDEINSILTEFGLGEGAPRPDGNVGAVLDGSPALAALWARMPASTARRKLLTLIGRAEFDRPVQIDAEWAERAVWPYRCLLGHVGADGVVLTQAGYLPPRVVSAVFTELGMDEHWIGKGNREDLTPQVLDLRESAQKLGLIRKHRGRLHVTKKGQALRDDPVALWRHIAMKTPDLARGTFEREAGLFYLSAIAGGAVVPADVTAQSLTALGWSSADDIRCTSADALTGTRHVRYMLDRLGLLRRANRLDPQFEPTDGARVFAKVALLG, from the coding sequence GTGACTTATCGGGTGCGGGTGGATCTGCGGGATGCCACACCGCCGTTGTGGCGTCGGCTGGAGCTGTCGTCGGATCTGTTCCTCGACGAACTTCACGAGGTGATCCAAGCCGCCTTCGGCTGGACGGACAGTCATCTGCACGAATTCCGCAGCGGCGCCGACTATCACGGGCTCGACGTCGAACGCTACCTGTGCCCGTTCATGGTCGAAGAGGATGACGGCGGGGTTCCGGAGGAGCGTGTCCGTCTGGATGAGCTGCTGACCGATCCCGGCGATCAACTGTCCTATTGCTATGACTTCGGTGACGACTGGCTGCATGTGTTCGTGCTCGAGGCGGTATTGCCGCGCACCGCCGCCACTCCTCGAGCGGTCTGCACGGCCGGGCGGCGTCCGGGCCCACCCGAGGACTGCGGCGGGATCGACGGATACGAACTCGTGGCCGCCGCATCCGATGTCGCGCATCCCGATCATGTCGAAGCGTTGCGGACGTTCCATGAGTGTTATGGGGACGTCGACCTTGACCACTTCCGCCCCACACCGTTCGAGATCGACGAAATCAATTCCATCCTCACGGAATTCGGTCTCGGCGAAGGTGCGCCCAGACCGGATGGCAATGTCGGCGCGGTGCTCGACGGGTCCCCGGCACTGGCGGCGCTGTGGGCTCGGATGCCGGCGTCCACCGCACGGCGAAAACTGCTGACACTCATCGGGCGCGCCGAATTCGATCGTCCGGTGCAGATCGATGCGGAGTGGGCTGAGCGTGCCGTGTGGCCTTATCGGTGTCTGCTCGGCCACGTCGGTGCCGACGGGGTCGTGTTGACGCAAGCAGGTTACTTGCCGCCCCGCGTCGTCTCGGCCGTGTTCACCGAGTTGGGGATGGATGAGCATTGGATCGGCAAGGGTAACCGGGAGGATCTGACGCCACAGGTGCTGGACCTGCGCGAGTCGGCACAGAAATTGGGGTTGATTCGCAAACATCGTGGGCGGCTGCATGTCACGAAGAAGGGTCAGGCATTGCGGGACGATCCGGTCGCCTTGTGGCGACATATCGCCATGAAGACCCCCGACCTGGCGCGCGGCACCTTCGAACGAGAGGCCGGGCTCTTCTACCTCTCTGCGATCGCGGGCGGCGCTGTGGTGCCCGCCGATGTCACCGCGCAATCGTTGACCGCGCTCGGCTGGTCCTCCGCGGACGATATTCGATGCACCTCGGCCGACGCGCTCACGGGCACCCGGCACGTGCGATACATGCTCGACCGGCTCGGTCTGCTGCGGCGCGCGAATCGTCTCGACCCGCAGTTCGAACCGACGGACGGTGCGCGCGTGTTCGCCAAGGTCGCGCTGCTCGGGTGA
- a CDS encoding WXG100 family type VII secretion target — protein MSESGGNVPGPGQSVSVVPDQVRDVGTYIYGLADTLSGALDSAAKEVAELLNDSWTGDYADEFSEGWDEVHDGGRQIFSALTTMAEKLGVTAETFATVDQASADALGIPKLNWS, from the coding sequence ATGAGTGAGAGCGGGGGGAACGTTCCAGGTCCTGGCCAGTCGGTTTCGGTCGTTCCGGACCAGGTACGCGATGTCGGAACCTACATCTACGGTTTGGCCGATACCTTGTCCGGCGCATTGGATTCCGCGGCCAAGGAGGTTGCCGAGCTCCTGAACGACAGCTGGACCGGGGACTACGCCGACGAATTCTCCGAAGGCTGGGACGAAGTCCACGATGGGGGCCGTCAGATCTTCTCGGCCCTGACCACGATGGCCGAGAAGCTCGGCGTCACCGCCGAGACATTCGCCACCGTCGACCAGGCCAGTGCCGACGCGCTCGGTATCCCGAAACTGAATTGGTCGTAG
- a CDS encoding WXG100 family type VII secretion target, which produces MGSQFSVDLDHLDQIVSRLSGLAGFIADHLTDIEQRVAALQGTGWEGVAARAYDDAHREWISGARELVDGVREMSDSAKQAHTAYTRALDLNGRMLQSGQ; this is translated from the coding sequence ATGGGTTCGCAATTCTCGGTCGACCTCGATCACCTCGACCAGATCGTTTCGCGGCTGTCCGGCCTGGCCGGCTTCATCGCCGACCACCTCACCGATATCGAACAACGCGTCGCTGCGCTGCAAGGCACCGGCTGGGAAGGCGTGGCAGCACGCGCCTACGACGACGCGCACCGCGAATGGATCAGCGGGGCAAGAGAACTCGTCGACGGAGTCCGCGAGATGAGCGACTCTGCAAAGCAGGCGCACACGGCCTATACCCGCGCCCTGGATCTCAACGGCCGGATGCTGCAAAGTGGGCAATAG
- a CDS encoding DUF6188 family protein: MEGQNRLGTIIEHDDRWLLKPLRGHAVSRINWQSDHIELVFDDDFHILIGYDAELSAKTLAKDSPNRHGITHWSRLQIEEFLAARIVSAVFFKTGAVRLAFKNGWILFVGADSHDYPPEVRFNNRILWNPTGIVDRSIFDIQPIDPWTGQHVTPPDWPSRPDYLQDRPESDDINS; this comes from the coding sequence ATGGAGGGCCAGAACAGGCTGGGAACGATCATCGAGCACGATGATCGTTGGCTACTCAAACCTCTGCGAGGCCACGCTGTATCCAGAATCAATTGGCAGTCTGACCACATCGAACTCGTCTTTGACGACGACTTTCACATTCTGATCGGATACGATGCCGAGCTGTCCGCGAAGACTCTCGCAAAAGACTCACCGAACAGACACGGCATCACCCACTGGAGCCGACTCCAGATTGAAGAGTTCCTCGCTGCAAGAATTGTCTCTGCCGTATTCTTCAAAACCGGCGCGGTTCGTTTGGCGTTCAAGAACGGATGGATACTATTCGTCGGAGCCGACTCACACGATTACCCCCCAGAGGTGCGGTTCAATAATCGCATTCTATGGAATCCCACAGGAATTGTCGACCGCTCAATTTTCGATATCCAACCAATAGATCCGTGGACTGGGCAACATGTCACGCCACCCGATTGGCCGAGCCGTCCGGACTACCTGCAAGACCGGCCGGAATCGGACGACATAAACAGCTGA